A genomic region of Anaerolineales bacterium contains the following coding sequences:
- a CDS encoding SH3 domain-containing protein gives MKKLLVMLALAASLLAACGPSTESLVATGIAQTQQISSLQTAAAGPASTQALAETATPASASVSVTTSRDVNMRAGDSSAYGVMTVIPGGETVEVFGVNAAGTWLQVSYHNAIGWMSADFITGDVPAGLPVASPAAPPPSSGGSGGGGGGGGGQSGNVQDFTLVLSADNTDNKSISGEVPANVTHRITVRVDNLTGPVEVDIAFQCDTSDPEYVEISAPGADDNTICNNNWSHQVSPGTNYFTVSLKITQGNPVRWTLIANVSP, from the coding sequence ATGAAAAAACTGCTTGTGATGCTCGCCCTGGCTGCCAGCCTATTGGCCGCCTGTGGACCTAGCACCGAATCCCTCGTCGCCACGGGCATCGCCCAGACCCAGCAGATCAGTAGCCTGCAAACCGCTGCCGCCGGCCCTGCCAGCACTCAAGCCTTGGCCGAGACGGCCACGCCGGCCAGTGCTTCCGTTTCTGTCACCACCTCGCGCGATGTCAATATGCGCGCCGGCGACTCATCCGCCTATGGCGTGATGACGGTCATCCCCGGCGGCGAGACGGTCGAAGTTTTCGGCGTTAATGCCGCCGGCACCTGGCTGCAGGTCAGCTACCACAACGCCATCGGCTGGATGTCGGCCGATTTCATTACTGGGGATGTGCCCGCCGGCCTGCCCGTGGCTTCGCCTGCAGCGCCGCCGCCGAGCAGCGGTGGTAGCGGTGGTGGTGGTGGCGGTGGCGGTGGCCAGAGCGGCAACGTGCAAGACTTCACGCTGGTGCTCTCTGCCGATAACACCGACAACAAGTCCATCAGCGGCGAAGTGCCCGCCAATGTCACTCATCGCATCACGGTGCGCGTGGATAACCTGACTGGCCCGGTGGAAGTGGATATTGCCTTCCAGTGCGATACCAGCGACCCGGAATATGTGGAGATCAGCGCTCCCGGTGCGGATGACAACACGATCTGCAACAACAACTGGTCGCACCAGGTTTCGCCTGGCACCAACTACTTCACGGTTAGCCTCAAGATCACCCAGGGTAACCCGGTGCGCTGGACTCTCATCGCCAACGTAAGCCCGTAG
- a CDS encoding deoxynucleoside kinase — protein MAAKHLVLVAGNIGAGKTSLVTKLGEQLGWRTGFETVETNPYLGKFYGDMRAWAFHLQVFLLAQRSQLHIEAHRHPSSAILDRSIYEDYYIFARALHSLGNLSAEDLDTYSRVYKLVITSLPKPDLLIMLKAPVSALLERIHSRGREMEAGITAEYLSLLDGYYDEWLHSFDVCPVLTISSGDLDYVNDPAHLASVIKTVEAKLSGRDELVFDE, from the coding sequence ATGGCAGCCAAACACCTTGTTCTTGTCGCTGGCAATATCGGTGCCGGCAAAACGTCTCTGGTGACCAAGCTGGGCGAGCAACTGGGCTGGCGCACCGGCTTCGAAACCGTGGAGACCAATCCGTACCTGGGGAAGTTCTATGGCGATATGCGCGCCTGGGCTTTCCATTTGCAAGTTTTCCTGCTGGCGCAACGCTCACAGTTGCATATTGAGGCCCATCGCCATCCCAGCTCGGCCATCCTCGATCGCAGCATCTATGAAGACTATTACATCTTTGCGCGTGCCCTGCACTCTCTGGGCAACCTGAGCGCAGAGGATCTGGATACGTATTCACGGGTCTACAAGCTGGTGATCACCTCGCTGCCCAAGCCAGACCTGCTTATCATGCTCAAGGCGCCGGTTTCCGCGCTGCTGGAGCGTATCCACTCGCGCGGCCGTGAGATGGAAGCCGGTATCACCGCCGAGTACCTCAGCCTGCTGGATGGCTACTACGATGAGTGGCTGCACAGTTTTGACGTGTGCCCTGTGCTCACCATCTCCTCAGGCGATCTCGATTACGTCAACGACCCCGCGCACCTGGCTAGCGTGATCAAGACGGTTGAGGCCAAGCTCTCCGGCCGAGACGAACTCGTCTTCGACGAATAG
- a CDS encoding M1 family metallopeptidase → MSKRILLPLCLLCLAALACRFGAPPPSTPTPTANTSSGGGGGSFGGGGQPSGELQACPLRPPALGAAGGPAQPGAQGLGDPYFPQLGNGGYDVQHYDIELSVDLALRQLDGRVRIEAIATQALSQFNLELAGLQLDRLQVQDQPAQFSREGVELRITPAQPIAAGEAFTVLVEYHGSPGEGIDYSNMNEFEVGWGWYPDGEGAYVAAEPSGNSSWMPLNDHPADKATYSYAITVAKPYLAAANGVLQDATDNGDTRTFIWNSAYPMASYLATVGIGRFDVEGRSGPQGLLIRNYFEHDIPPETRQNFERLGEMVALFNDLVGPYPFEAAGVIVHDVDFGFALETQTMSVFGSGFTDEYVVAHELAHQWFGDSIGLTCWQDLWLNEGFATYMSALWNEHAYGAQALEDEMRSYYMQVALSGEYAAAPGHPGPGDLFNFGVYYRGALALHALRERVGDEAFFAILQSYYERFRDSNAVTADFVAIAEEVSGESLQDFFAAWLYAEAMPDIPEMGLYLADYQ, encoded by the coding sequence ATGAGCAAACGTATCCTCTTGCCGCTGTGCCTGCTGTGCCTGGCCGCGCTGGCCTGCCGCTTTGGAGCCCCGCCGCCCAGCACACCCACCCCAACCGCCAACACATCCAGCGGCGGTGGTGGCGGCTCGTTTGGCGGCGGGGGCCAACCAAGCGGTGAGCTACAAGCCTGCCCGCTGCGCCCGCCAGCTTTGGGCGCGGCGGGCGGCCCCGCGCAGCCCGGCGCTCAAGGGCTGGGCGATCCCTATTTTCCCCAATTGGGTAACGGTGGCTACGATGTGCAGCATTATGACATTGAGCTCAGCGTAGATCTTGCCCTCCGCCAGCTTGACGGGCGCGTGCGCATCGAGGCGATTGCCACGCAAGCGCTCAGCCAATTCAACCTGGAGCTGGCCGGCCTGCAACTGGACCGCCTACAAGTCCAAGACCAGCCCGCGCAGTTCAGCCGCGAGGGAGTGGAGCTACGCATCACCCCGGCGCAGCCGATTGCCGCGGGCGAGGCGTTTACCGTCCTAGTCGAGTACCACGGCAGCCCGGGCGAAGGCATCGATTACAGCAACATGAACGAATTCGAAGTGGGCTGGGGCTGGTATCCGGATGGCGAAGGCGCCTATGTGGCCGCCGAGCCCAGCGGCAACTCCAGCTGGATGCCGCTCAACGACCACCCGGCGGATAAGGCCACCTACAGCTATGCCATCACGGTGGCCAAGCCCTATCTCGCCGCGGCCAACGGCGTGCTGCAGGATGCGACCGACAATGGCGATACACGCACCTTTATCTGGAACTCGGCTTATCCAATGGCGAGCTACCTGGCGACAGTGGGCATTGGCCGCTTCGATGTGGAGGGGCGCTCCGGCCCGCAGGGCCTGCTGATCCGCAATTACTTCGAGCATGACATTCCGCCCGAGACGCGCCAGAATTTCGAACGGCTGGGCGAGATGGTGGCGCTGTTCAACGATCTGGTCGGCCCCTACCCCTTTGAAGCCGCGGGGGTGATCGTGCACGATGTGGATTTTGGCTTTGCGCTGGAAACGCAAACGATGAGCGTCTTTGGTTCGGGTTTTACCGATGAGTACGTGGTTGCGCACGAGCTGGCGCACCAATGGTTTGGCGACAGCATCGGCCTGACCTGCTGGCAAGACCTGTGGCTGAACGAAGGCTTTGCCACCTATATGAGTGCACTGTGGAACGAGCATGCCTACGGCGCCCAAGCGCTGGAGGATGAAATGCGCTCCTACTACATGCAGGTGGCGCTCAGTGGCGAGTATGCTGCCGCGCCGGGCCACCCCGGCCCGGGCGACCTGTTCAACTTTGGCGTGTACTACCGCGGCGCGCTGGCGCTGCACGCGCTGCGTGAGCGCGTAGGCGACGAAGCCTTCTTCGCCATCTTGCAGAGCTACTATGAGCGCTTCCGTGATAGCAATGCCGTCACGGCGGATTTCGTAGCCATCGCCGAGGAAGTCAGCGGCGAGTCGCTGCAAGACTTCTTTGCGGCGTGGCTGTACGCTGAGGCGATGCCCGATATTCCTGAGATGGGCTTGTATCTGGCGGATTATCAGTAG
- a CDS encoding multidrug efflux SMR transporter gives MNTWVLLILAGLFEVCWAVGLKYTEGFTKLWPSLFALSTMALSVYLLSLATKRLELSVAYAVWVGIGTLGASLLGILLFKESASPAKLAFLGLLIASIIGLKYSA, from the coding sequence ATGAATACATGGGTACTTTTGATTCTTGCCGGTTTGTTTGAGGTGTGCTGGGCTGTTGGCCTCAAGTACACCGAGGGGTTCACTAAGCTTTGGCCCAGCCTGTTTGCGCTGAGCACGATGGCACTCAGCGTTTATCTGCTCTCGCTGGCTACCAAGCGGCTTGAGCTGAGCGTGGCGTATGCCGTATGGGTAGGCATTGGCACGTTGGGCGCTAGTTTGCTGGGCATCCTCTTGTTCAAAGAATCGGCCAGCCCAGCCAAGCTTGCATTTTTGGGCTTGCTGATCGCCAGTATCATCGGCCTCAAATACTCTGCATAA
- the gcvT gene encoding glycine cleavage system aminomethyltransferase GcvT: protein MPTKKTKAKSQDFLFRGTLAQLDPAVYELQQLEAERQYRKLILIASESTAPLAVREALSSAFGNLYAEGYPDEASRWMSEEEILDHETRLAHYRRNSDPRYYKGVEYADTVEALARRRCAEAFAANGVSADQIYVNIQALSGGPANNAVYHALVQPGDTVMGMNLLHGGHLSHGAPVNRSGKYYNIVHYSVDPSTERIDYDQMEALAKEHKPKMIIGGFSSYPWPADWARLRQIADSVGAYLLTDIAHVAGLVAAGAYPSPMGYAHVITSTTHKTLNGPRGAIILTTDKKLAELIDRAVFPGEQGGPHVNVFGGLALAFKIAKSKEFKQLQAQVVKNAVALTEQLQKRGFRIPFGGTQSHLTNVDCKVVVGPDGTALSGDMAARILDVAGIVVNRNTIPGDRGAMNPSGLRLGTPWITQRGFKEKESRQLADIIADVLLACVPYRDRSETSLSQRAKVDFAVLEDAKLRVRALAEKAGIDFKPSVTGYPHFYYIDDKPKAKGAWVGIEVHGEQATALLNMAIASDIEALTKGAAFLMHTPKGDVHGSIKALPKGGYLLGVKRAQFGLAATWLRALSDGYVSIDAADPQRKAPGPVAVRESKLKVTATTAKATAADKPFYYGIGKSKAKALPKFDWHEPSEAAIKRTALYDTHVALGAKMVPFAGWDMPLRYSSVREEHAAVRTAAGLFDVTHMGVYDVSGPQAASFLDSVCGNDITSLPVGMSIYTHFMDADANVLDDLLVYRMADEHYLVVVNAANDDKNWAWLTAVQAGAVLVDAQQPGALAFGRGARLRNLRSASSGKAQRVDIALQGPKSRKVLLGLEANAADKHIIRKLKRFGVAKVKLGGFDLILSRTGYTGEPVSFELFVHPDQAVALWTALMAAGEKHGLRPCGLASRDSLRIEAGLPLYGHELAGPLNLGIGHSGFRAFVKTYKPWFVGRSAFLMQEEERKREVVRFRLPQGVRIAHQGDPVTDAEGKRIGEVTSCSLDSEGTLTGQALVNKKHGKEGSTILVYQGMAGKELAGATPTEATVVSRMLVR from the coding sequence ATGCCCACCAAAAAAACCAAAGCCAAATCTCAAGATTTCCTCTTCCGCGGCACGCTGGCTCAACTGGACCCGGCGGTCTATGAGCTCCAGCAGTTGGAAGCCGAGCGCCAGTACCGCAAGCTAATCCTGATTGCCAGCGAGAGCACCGCCCCGCTGGCGGTGCGCGAGGCGTTGTCTTCTGCCTTCGGCAATTTGTACGCCGAGGGCTATCCCGACGAAGCCAGCCGCTGGATGAGCGAAGAGGAGATTTTGGACCATGAGACACGCCTGGCGCACTATCGCCGCAACTCCGACCCGCGCTACTACAAAGGCGTGGAGTATGCCGATACGGTGGAGGCGTTGGCGCGCCGCCGCTGCGCCGAGGCCTTTGCGGCCAACGGCGTCAGCGCTGACCAGATCTACGTAAACATCCAGGCGTTGTCTGGCGGCCCGGCCAACAATGCCGTGTATCACGCCCTGGTGCAGCCCGGCGATACCGTAATGGGCATGAACTTGCTGCACGGTGGGCATCTTTCGCATGGTGCCCCGGTCAATCGCTCTGGCAAGTATTACAACATTGTGCATTATTCCGTAGACCCCAGCACGGAGCGCATCGACTATGACCAGATGGAAGCGCTGGCCAAAGAACACAAGCCCAAGATGATCATCGGCGGTTTCTCGTCGTATCCCTGGCCGGCCGACTGGGCGCGCTTGCGCCAGATCGCCGACTCGGTGGGCGCGTACCTGCTGACCGATATAGCCCATGTGGCTGGCCTGGTGGCCGCCGGCGCCTACCCTTCCCCGATGGGCTATGCGCACGTCATCACCTCTACCACCCACAAAACGCTCAACGGGCCGCGTGGCGCCATCATACTCACCACGGACAAGAAGCTGGCTGAGCTGATTGACCGCGCCGTGTTCCCCGGTGAGCAAGGCGGCCCGCATGTGAACGTATTCGGCGGGCTGGCGCTGGCCTTCAAGATCGCCAAGAGCAAGGAATTCAAGCAGTTGCAGGCACAGGTGGTCAAGAACGCCGTAGCGCTGACCGAGCAGCTGCAAAAGCGCGGCTTCCGCATTCCCTTTGGCGGCACGCAGAGCCACCTCACCAATGTAGATTGCAAAGTCGTGGTGGGGCCGGATGGCACGGCACTCTCCGGCGATATGGCGGCGCGTATTCTGGATGTGGCTGGCATCGTGGTCAACCGCAACACCATCCCCGGTGACCGTGGCGCCATGAACCCTTCGGGTTTGCGCCTGGGCACCCCGTGGATCACGCAGCGCGGTTTCAAAGAGAAGGAAAGCCGCCAACTGGCTGACATCATCGCCGATGTGCTGCTGGCCTGCGTGCCCTACCGTGACCGCAGCGAGACCAGCCTGAGCCAACGCGCCAAGGTGGATTTCGCCGTGCTGGAGGATGCCAAGCTGCGCGTGCGGGCGCTGGCGGAGAAAGCCGGCATTGACTTCAAGCCCAGCGTCACTGGCTATCCGCACTTCTACTATATAGATGACAAGCCCAAGGCCAAAGGCGCCTGGGTGGGCATTGAAGTGCACGGCGAGCAGGCTACTGCCCTGCTGAACATGGCCATCGCCAGCGACATTGAGGCTCTCACCAAGGGAGCGGCTTTCCTTATGCACACGCCCAAGGGCGATGTGCACGGCAGCATCAAAGCGCTGCCCAAGGGCGGCTATCTGCTGGGCGTCAAACGCGCCCAGTTCGGCTTGGCAGCCACCTGGCTGCGCGCCCTCTCGGATGGATATGTCAGCATCGACGCGGCTGACCCGCAGCGCAAAGCTCCGGGGCCGGTGGCGGTGCGCGAATCCAAACTCAAAGTTACTGCTACCACGGCTAAAGCCACCGCCGCGGATAAGCCGTTCTACTACGGCATTGGTAAATCCAAAGCCAAGGCGCTGCCCAAGTTTGACTGGCACGAGCCGAGCGAGGCGGCCATCAAACGCACCGCGCTCTACGACACGCATGTAGCCCTCGGCGCCAAAATGGTGCCGTTTGCTGGCTGGGATATGCCGCTGCGCTACAGCTCCGTGCGCGAGGAGCATGCCGCCGTGCGCACGGCCGCCGGTCTGTTCGATGTCACTCACATGGGCGTGTACGATGTCAGCGGGCCGCAGGCGGCCAGCTTCCTCGACTCGGTGTGCGGCAATGACATCACCAGCCTGCCGGTGGGCATGTCCATCTATACCCACTTTATGGATGCCGACGCCAATGTGCTGGATGACCTGCTGGTCTACCGTATGGCCGATGAGCACTATCTGGTGGTCGTCAATGCAGCCAACGATGACAAGAACTGGGCCTGGCTCACCGCGGTGCAGGCAGGTGCCGTGCTTGTGGACGCGCAGCAGCCGGGAGCGCTGGCCTTTGGCCGCGGCGCACGGCTGCGCAACCTGCGCTCCGCCAGCAGCGGCAAGGCGCAGCGCGTAGACATTGCGCTGCAAGGCCCCAAGTCTCGCAAAGTCCTGCTCGGCCTCGAGGCCAACGCGGCCGACAAGCACATCATCCGCAAGCTCAAGCGCTTTGGCGTGGCCAAGGTGAAGCTGGGCGGCTTCGACCTCATCCTCTCGCGCACGGGCTACACCGGCGAGCCGGTCTCGTTCGAGCTGTTCGTACACCCTGACCAGGCCGTGGCGCTGTGGACCGCGCTAATGGCGGCAGGCGAGAAACACGGCCTGCGCCCGTGTGGCTTGGCCTCACGCGATTCGCTGCGTATTGAAGCCGGTCTGCCGCTGTATGGGCACGAGTTGGCCGGCCCGCTGAATTTGGGCATCGGCCACTCCGGCTTCCGCGCCTTCGTCAAGACCTACAAGCCGTGGTTCGTTGGCCGCAGCGCCTTCCTGATGCAGGAGGAGGAGCGCAAACGCGAAGTGGTGCGCTTCCGCCTGCCGCAGGGTGTGCGCATCGCCCACCAGGGCGATCCGGTCACCGACGCGGAGGGCAAGCGCATCGGCGAGGTGACCAGTTGCTCGCTGGATAGCGAAGGCACGCTCACCGGCCAGGCGCTGGTGAACAAGAAGCACGGCAAAGAAGGCAGCACGATTCTGGTGTACCAGGGCATGGCGGGGAAAGAGCTTGCCGGCGCCACTCCCACCGAAGCCACGGTAGTGAGCCGCATGCTGGTGCGCTAG
- a CDS encoding DUF1801 domain-containing protein, protein MVSSKAATVSQYLDELPPERRKVIQGVRKVMRASLPTGFKEGMLYGMICYFIPLKDFPETYNGQPLVYAGLAAQKNYYSVYLNNIYSDPEAEAWFAKRYAATGRDMAKGKSCINFKKLDDLPLELIAEALARNTKDEFIEMYEDARTSSKRVAKK, encoded by the coding sequence ATGGTCAGCAGCAAAGCCGCAACCGTAAGCCAATATCTGGATGAGTTGCCGCCCGAGCGGCGCAAAGTGATTCAGGGGGTGCGCAAGGTGATGCGTGCCAGCCTGCCCACGGGGTTCAAAGAGGGCATGCTCTACGGCATGATCTGCTACTTCATCCCGCTCAAAGATTTTCCTGAAACCTACAACGGGCAGCCGCTGGTGTATGCCGGCCTGGCCGCCCAGAAGAACTATTACTCCGTCTATCTCAATAACATCTACAGTGACCCCGAAGCCGAAGCCTGGTTTGCCAAGCGTTACGCCGCCACAGGCCGGGATATGGCTAAGGGTAAATCTTGCATCAATTTCAAGAAACTGGATGACTTACCGTTGGAGTTGATCGCTGAGGCGCTGGCGCGCAACACCAAAGATGAGTTTATCGAGATGTATGAGGATGCGCGCACCTCATCCAAGCGCGTGGCTAAAAAATAG
- a CDS encoding MurR/RpiR family transcriptional regulator, with translation MPSGTYAERIREAQPRLSKSFQRLADYILNSYVQAALLTASELAHAVDVDTATVVRFAQTLNYSGFPALQAEIKARVLHELLLQQGDAPKADSLRGLADRAYKELGDGIERARRLLDAAPLEALLAMLGKARRVFLLSDAAAAASQQALHAHLRAVGILAHPLQPELPELAGALALANEGDVLLVLDAHNTTPLLAQAVALAKASGVQTVALVGAAAYEAARKADVVLEAQRQEQDQAVAIVLAALVHTLGQALRWRFAERHKELQSRADKLLRRLARAN, from the coding sequence ATGCCATCTGGCACTTATGCTGAACGCATTCGTGAGGCGCAACCGCGCCTTTCGAAGAGCTTCCAGCGGCTCGCAGATTATATATTAAATTCCTACGTGCAGGCCGCTTTGTTGACCGCATCGGAATTGGCGCATGCTGTGGATGTGGATACCGCCACCGTGGTGCGCTTCGCCCAAACCCTGAATTATTCCGGCTTCCCGGCCTTGCAAGCGGAGATCAAAGCACGCGTGCTGCACGAGTTGCTCTTGCAGCAGGGCGATGCCCCCAAAGCGGATAGCTTGCGCGGCCTGGCTGACCGGGCGTATAAAGAGCTGGGCGATGGCATCGAACGCGCCCGCCGCCTGCTGGATGCTGCTCCGCTGGAGGCTTTGCTGGCGATGCTAGGCAAGGCCAGACGCGTCTTCCTGCTCAGCGATGCGGCCGCGGCAGCCAGCCAGCAAGCGCTGCACGCGCACTTGCGCGCCGTGGGCATCCTGGCGCACCCACTGCAGCCGGAGCTGCCTGAGCTGGCCGGGGCGCTGGCCCTGGCCAACGAAGGGGATGTGCTGCTGGTGCTGGATGCGCACAACACGACGCCGTTGCTGGCGCAAGCCGTGGCACTGGCCAAAGCCAGCGGTGTGCAAACCGTGGCGCTGGTGGGGGCGGCCGCCTACGAGGCGGCACGCAAGGCGGATGTGGTGCTGGAGGCACAACGCCAGGAGCAGGATCAGGCGGTGGCGATCGTGCTGGCGGCGCTGGTACACACGCTAGGCCAGGCGCTGCGTTGGCGCTTTGCCGAACGCCACAAAGAACTGCAATCACGTGCCGATAAATTGCTGCGCCGTCTGGCGCGGGCAAACTAG
- a CDS encoding fumarylacetoacetate hydrolase family protein, with protein sequence MRIIRYQEHDGPARYGWVLEQRVGPIEGTPYSAFQRGEATLPLASVQLLPPVEPSKVICIGRNYVAHAKELGNEVPEVPMVFLKPPSAVLAPGGTIVLPPQSQQVEHEAELAVVIGKAGRWIEPDAVKEHILGYTIANDITARDLQKRDGQWTRGKGFDTFCPLGPWVETEFDPADAVISCSVNGELRQMGSTRDMIFSVRQLIAYVSSVMTLQPGDVVLTGTPSGVGPLKDGDELVTSIEGLGELRNRVHAEAVR encoded by the coding sequence ATGCGCATTATTCGCTATCAGGAGCATGACGGCCCCGCCCGCTATGGCTGGGTCTTGGAGCAGCGCGTAGGGCCGATCGAAGGAACGCCCTATAGCGCCTTTCAGCGTGGTGAAGCGACCCTGCCGCTGGCCAGCGTGCAGTTGCTGCCCCCCGTGGAGCCGAGCAAGGTGATCTGTATTGGGCGCAACTATGTTGCCCATGCCAAAGAGCTGGGCAACGAGGTGCCGGAGGTGCCGATGGTGTTCCTTAAGCCGCCCTCGGCGGTGTTAGCGCCCGGCGGCACGATCGTGCTACCACCGCAAAGCCAGCAGGTGGAGCACGAGGCCGAGCTGGCGGTGGTGATCGGCAAAGCGGGCCGCTGGATCGAGCCGGATGCGGTCAAGGAACATATCCTCGGCTATACCATCGCCAATGACATCACCGCGCGCGACTTGCAGAAGCGTGATGGCCAATGGACGCGGGGCAAGGGCTTCGATACCTTCTGCCCGCTGGGGCCCTGGGTGGAAACCGAGTTTGACCCGGCCGACGCGGTGATCAGTTGCAGCGTGAACGGGGAGCTGCGCCAAATGGGCTCGACGCGTGACATGATCTTCTCGGTGCGCCAGTTGATCGCCTACGTCTCCTCGGTAATGACCCTGCAGCCGGGTGATGTGGTGCTCACCGGTACGCCCTCCGGGGTGGGGCCATTGAAGGATGGCGATGAGCTGGTGACCAGTATTGAGGGCCTGGGCGAGCTGCGCAACCGCGTGCACGCCGAAGCGGTACGCTGA
- a CDS encoding YegP family protein, which produces MAKAKFVIQQGKGGYRFNLLSTNSEPILHSERYNTKDSAKRGIHSVMKHAGDLANFVEKTAKNGQSYFNLRAANNRVIGTSEMYSSGAACKNGIKAVQRVAASAEIEDQS; this is translated from the coding sequence ATGGCAAAAGCTAAGTTTGTCATTCAACAGGGCAAGGGTGGCTACCGCTTCAACCTGCTCAGCACCAACAGCGAGCCGATCCTGCACAGTGAGCGCTACAACACCAAAGACAGTGCCAAGCGCGGCATTCATTCGGTGATGAAGCACGCCGGCGACCTGGCCAACTTCGTGGAGAAGACCGCCAAGAACGGCCAGAGCTACTTTAACCTGCGCGCCGCTAACAACCGCGTCATCGGCACCAGCGAGATGTACTCCTCCGGCGCGGCCTGCAAGAACGGCATCAAGGCTGTGCAGCGCGTGGCCGCCAGCGCCGAAATCGAAGATCAGAGCTGA
- a CDS encoding iron-sulfur cluster assembly protein: protein MSPVASQDPAKTATWEIESTNPDLVPAVEAALREVVDPEIGLNVLELGLVRNVALEEDKGKVIMIMTTPFCPYAPALLEMTRKKAADALQRDTTIMMGTEMWDLTYMEEGAGADWGIF, encoded by the coding sequence ATGAGTCCCGTAGCCTCGCAAGACCCCGCAAAAACTGCCACCTGGGAAATTGAAAGCACCAACCCGGATCTGGTGCCCGCGGTGGAAGCCGCCCTGCGTGAGGTGGTTGACCCGGAGATCGGCCTGAACGTGCTGGAGCTGGGCCTGGTGCGCAACGTAGCCCTGGAAGAAGACAAGGGCAAAGTGATCATGATCATGACCACGCCCTTCTGCCCTTACGCCCCCGCCCTGCTGGAAATGACGCGCAAGAAAGCCGCCGATGCACTGCAACGCGACACCACGATCATGATGGGCACCGAAATGTGGGACCTGACCTACATGGAGGAAGGCGCCGGCGCCGACTGGGGAATCTTCTAA
- a CDS encoding winged helix-turn-helix transcriptional regulator — MGSTRNAVLKFLLNHQRSTINELARAVKISPISVRHHIARLETEGMVASAEERHGVGRPRRVYYLTEAGMEHFPGRTIRFTNRLLDELKETLPAEQFARLLDGMGDSAAADLAAASDLPSMTLDERLKLLKNWLTKEGFSVQVQRNENELIIKETSCPYFYVGQNHGEVCSIDKALIAKALSADPQRTSCLLSGDSHCTYTIPMAAIKPAAKP; from the coding sequence ATGGGCAGCACACGCAACGCCGTTCTTAAATTTCTGCTCAATCACCAGCGCAGCACGATCAATGAGTTGGCTCGGGCGGTCAAGATCAGCCCGATCTCGGTGCGCCACCACATTGCCCGCCTGGAAACGGAGGGCATGGTGGCCTCGGCCGAAGAGCGCCACGGCGTAGGCCGGCCGCGCCGCGTGTATTACCTCACCGAAGCGGGCATGGAGCACTTCCCAGGGCGCACCATTCGCTTCACCAACCGCCTACTGGATGAGCTGAAAGAGACCCTGCCGGCGGAGCAGTTCGCCCGCCTGCTGGATGGCATGGGCGATTCGGCCGCCGCCGACTTGGCCGCTGCCAGCGATCTGCCCTCGATGACCCTGGATGAGCGCCTGAAGCTGCTCAAGAACTGGCTCACCAAAGAAGGCTTCAGCGTTCAAGTGCAACGCAACGAAAACGAACTGATCATCAAAGAAACCAGCTGCCCCTACTTTTATGTGGGTCAAAACCACGGCGAAGTATGCAGCATCGATAAGGCCTTGATCGCCAAGGCGCTCTCGGCCGACCCGCAGCGCACCTCGTGCCTGCTCAGCGGCGACAGCCACTGCACCTACACCATTCCGATGGCGGCGATCAAGCCCGCTGCCAAACCCTAG
- a CDS encoding LysE family transporter, with amino-acid sequence MNLATLGPALAFALISICTPGPNNIASAAMGTLYGLRKTLPFLVGICLSFFLMCLVSAWVARTLLARFPALEALLTYAGAAYVIYLAVSILKTSYQFDAHPNAATQPAGLWAGFTLQLLNPKFLVFALTLFSTFFAAEARQARSLVLIALGLTLISAFSVSSWTLFGSWVRQHMHRPALRHTVNLLLALLLAYSALEMVR; translated from the coding sequence ATGAACCTGGCTACGCTGGGGCCGGCGCTGGCCTTCGCCCTGATCTCGATCTGCACGCCCGGCCCGAACAACATTGCCAGCGCGGCAATGGGCACGCTGTACGGCTTACGCAAAACCCTGCCCTTCCTGGTGGGCATCTGCCTCAGCTTCTTCCTGATGTGCCTGGTGAGCGCCTGGGTGGCGCGCACGCTGCTGGCACGCTTCCCCGCGCTGGAAGCCTTGCTGACCTATGCCGGCGCGGCTTACGTAATCTACCTGGCAGTGAGTATCCTCAAAACCAGCTACCAATTTGACGCCCACCCCAACGCCGCCACCCAGCCCGCCGGGTTGTGGGCCGGCTTCACCCTGCAATTACTGAACCCCAAGTTTCTGGTGTTCGCCCTCACTCTGTTCTCAACCTTCTTCGCGGCCGAGGCGCGCCAAGCCCGCAGCCTGGTGTTGATCGCGCTCGGGCTGACGCTGATCTCGGCCTTCTCGGTAAGCAGTTGGACCCTGTTCGGCAGTTGGGTGCGGCAGCACATGCACCGCCCCGCACTACGCCACACGGTCAACCTGCTGCTGGCCTTATTGCTGGCCTACTCCGCCTTGGAGATGGTGCGCTAG